In the genome of Bremerella sp. P1, the window AGAAGTCGGTTCGCGTTATCCAAGAGGACTTCAACTTCAAATAAGCCGTTTCGGTTATCAACCGTTTCGGCAATTCGATAGACGGTCCCTTCCAGGATCGTGTCCTTCTCTAAATTGGACGAAGTGTCAAATCTGCGAATGTAAACCTTGAAATCGGATGTTGGGTCTGGGGTACCTGATTCCGAGTTGGAACTTGCGGTGCGCCGGGTCGCGTTGAATTGTTTCTGCATCGCGACGATGCGCGACTCAGGTACACCAACGGTCATCAACACCTTATCAACCTGAACCAACTCGAAGACCGGTTGATGGAGATTAATGGTTTCTCCGGGATTGATCATGCGAGCTGAGATCACCCCATCAGCAGGAGCAATCAGCTGGGCATTTTCGAGGTTCTTTTCCGCGATGTCTTTCATCGCCCTCGCGACAGCTAATGCCTGTGTTGCTTGCTGGAAGGCCGTCTGCGTAACCGCACCGGGGCTCCGCTCTCGCAGATTCACCAGCCGTTGGAATTCGGTCTGGGCGTTTTCCAGATTCGCGTTCGCTTCTTCACGACGTGCAATCAAGATGCGAGTATCAAGAGTCGCCAAGATCTGTCCGGTTTTGACTCGATCACCAATATCCAGCGGGCGTCCTTGCTCGTTGGTGCCGAGCGATTCAACTTGGCCTGCCAATTGAAAGGCCAGCGAGAAACTTTCCAGCGGCTGGATTGTGCCGGCATAGCTATCGAGGATCTCGATGTGTTGCTTCTTCAGCGGCATTACCGTAACTGGAGCAAGCGTTTCCACGACGGTGTTGCCGGGATCGGTTTCCTTCTGCTGGGCACCGTAATCGTTCCGCCCGCCACTGACGTACATGACCGCGAGTGCAAAGAGGGTCACGACGAATAGTCCGATAAGTTTTCCGACCCGCCGTTTCATGAGACTTCCGCGAAAAGACAAAACTAGGAAAAGGGATCAACTCGCAGGCTTACTGCCCAATCAAGCCTTGAGTTTCATGGAATTTAGCATGCTAACTAGATGCTATTTCATCGCCATATCGCCATCAAGACGAAATGGACGGAATGTCCACTATTCGTCCTTTAAGCCGCAATCTTTCAAGAGTTGCAACATATTTTGCGGAGAAAGATCGCGGATCAAAAGTCGTTTGTGTGAAGCGGTTTGCCCGGAAATGATTTCCAACTGCGAGCCCTTCAGGCCCCACGTTTTGCGGAGCAGAGATAAGATCGCTTTGTTGGCTTTACCCTTCTCAGCCACCTCGGTCACGCAGACTTTCAAAGCTCCGTCGTGAACGCCCCGAATTTCGGCTTTCCGGGCACCCGGCTGAGCTTTCAGGTCGAGAAGGCAACCTTCGGGATGAGGGGTGACATTAACGCCCACCGTCGATTCCCTCGAACAAGGTCGAACCCACGCGAACCATCGTGGCTCCTTCTCGAATTGCTAAATCGAAGTCGTGGCTCATGCCCATCGATAGCTCGTCCAGCGAAATCTCGTCAGGACAATCGGTTCGCAGTTGGTCGCGCAACTGGCGTAACGCTGCGAAATCCTTCTGGGCTTGATCGCGACCTCCCTCGAGTGAAGCCATTCCCATCAAACCAACAATCTTCAGGTGACTCAACGCGGCAATTTGTCGCAGGGCGGGCGCAATCTCAGCGGGAGGAAAACCATGCTTAGCCGCCTCGCCTGAGATGTTCACTTCGATCAAGGCCGGCAGTGGTTCCGCATGCGGCCAGTCATCGTTGGCAGCTTTCAATAGGCGAAGGCTGTCACCGGAGTGAAGGACCGAAAGGAGGGGAATGGTACGCTTGGTCTTGTTGCGTTGCAGGTGTCCGATCATGTGCCAACGCGGCGACATATCGGCCATGGCTTCCGACTTGCTCCACAGTTGTTGCGGGCGACTCTCGCCCAGGTCATGGCAGCCTAGCTCGTAAATGGCCCGAGTAGTCTCGACGTCGACGTACTTGGTAACACCGATCAAGCAGACATCAGCGGCAACTCGGCCAGATGCCTTGGCCGCCTCGGCGATCTTTTCACGAACGCGGTCCAGGTTTTCGCGAAGTTGCGTGTGCATGAGGGTACGTACGAAAGAGTTAGGAAGCTTCTACTTCCAGAAGTTTCTCGATATCGCCGTTTTCGTCAAATCGTGCGACCAATGTTTCCGCAATCAAGTTGACGCCCAGGAACGTTCGACTCGCTTTTTCAGTTAGCGAGCGGTAAAAAGCCCAGTGACCGGTTCCAGTTTGAACGCGATAAGCGACCGCTCGATCTCGAGGCTGGATGACCAGCTTTTCTGCGACGGTCAGCTGTCGCCAGGTAAGGGGCTTTCCCTGTCCCTTTTTGGTCAGGTCAAAGAACATCGGAACAACCAATCCACGGCCGCTACTGGTTTGTTGCAGGGAAAGTTTCTCGTCGACCACGCCGATTTTTCCGAGCGAAGTTTCACTTTGCCATTCGTTGATTCCTACCGGGAGCAGTGTGACCTTCGAGCCGGGTAGTTCTATGAATACTTCGTTGGTTTCTGCTGCCGTGCCCAACTTGGCGTGCGAGACGATCGGGGGTTGCGATTGGTACTGAATTTTGTCGGCCGGGCTGTCGAGCAGCACGGTATCCATCACCCACAGGAACTTGTCCTCGCGAGCCAGGAAAATAAGTCGCTGCAGTTTAACGCCGTCGGTCCACTCTTGTTCGAGTTCCAGGTAGTCGCCGTCGTCGTCGGACTGCCAACCAACCTGTTCCCAATTTCCACTCGGAGCGATCGCAGTACTGTCGATCAGAATAGTCGTATCCCAAGTGCCGCTCATGACGATCTCTTCGCGAGATTCCAATTCGACGATCAGCGGTTCCAAGTCATGACGGACGGCCAAACGCGGACTGGTGCGAGTCCAGTCGCAACGCAGGTAGGCGAACTGGCTCCAGGCCGATTCGTAGCTGGGCGTCGGCAAATGGAGCGTGTGTCCCTTGCCTTTCATTTTGGGAAGCGTGAACTTGGCGATCTCATGGTCATCTTCGTCATCGCCCAGGTCCAATGCCGACTGCATAAGGTGGCGGTTGTAGGCACTGGAGATGCCGTGGGACAACGTTTGCGTGCCATCGGAACGTGTCAGGCGCAGCGCGTGACGTACGAGCCATTGATACTGCGTGAATGAATCTTTCGAGAGACGCAGGCCGTCAGCCGCTTTGATCATGGCGATCGAACGTGTCCAGCACGCAAGGATCGCTCGAAGGTGTAGAAGCTGATCGACCTTGGGCATTCCTTCGCCATCGGTCAGGGCCTGCATGCCTTCATCGAGCACACGTACGGCTGGCTTGCCCAATTGGCGACAGGCCTTCAATTCAGGGAAAACGTATGCCAGGGTTAGCGGAAGTTCTCCGGCTAGCCCTTGTTCAAAGACTTTGTTTTCAAAATTGGTAGCGACAGCATCGTTGGTGTGGCTGACAATCTTTTCCAGCAGATTCCACCAAAGCTCGGCACTGGTAACTAAAGCCAGGTTCGGCAGCGCATGGGTGACGGCCAGCAGTTCTAAAACCAGATTGCGCTCGGCGATGCGGCGTTCCAGATCGTTCAGCCAGCTTTCCAACTGCTGGATTGTATCCGCAGTCGGACGCGTCCGACCTGAGGCAATCTCACCTAATGTTTCCAGCAGGGGCAGTGTTCGCGAATCGAGCGTCTCGTCGGCAAACAGAGCCCAAGCCAACGGCGACGTCTTCTTGCCTGAGACCAGCGATTGGAGCGGCGGAACGGTATCTCGCTTCTTCAGATAGTTTTTCCACGAATCCCAGTCCTTTAGCTCGGCTCCCGATGCCGCGCCTTTTACGAGCTTGGCCCA includes:
- a CDS encoding YggS family pyridoxal phosphate-dependent enzyme, whose protein sequence is MHTQLRENLDRVREKIAEAAKASGRVAADVCLIGVTKYVDVETTRAIYELGCHDLGESRPQQLWSKSEAMADMSPRWHMIGHLQRNKTKRTIPLLSVLHSGDSLRLLKAANDDWPHAEPLPALIEVNISGEAAKHGFPPAEIAPALRQIAALSHLKIVGLMGMASLEGGRDQAQKDFAALRQLRDQLRTDCPDEISLDELSMGMSHDFDLAIREGATMVRVGSTLFEGIDGGR
- a CDS encoding DUF167 domain-containing protein; this translates as MGVNVTPHPEGCLLDLKAQPGARKAEIRGVHDGALKVCVTEVAEKGKANKAILSLLRKTWGLKGSQLEIISGQTASHKRLLIRDLSPQNMLQLLKDCGLKDE
- a CDS encoding efflux RND transporter periplasmic adaptor subunit, producing MKRRVGKLIGLFVVTLFALAVMYVSGGRNDYGAQQKETDPGNTVVETLAPVTVMPLKKQHIEILDSYAGTIQPLESFSLAFQLAGQVESLGTNEQGRPLDIGDRVKTGQILATLDTRILIARREEANANLENAQTEFQRLVNLRERSPGAVTQTAFQQATQALAVARAMKDIAEKNLENAQLIAPADGVISARMINPGETINLHQPVFELVQVDKVLMTVGVPESRIVAMQKQFNATRRTASSNSESGTPDPTSDFKVYIRRFDTSSNLEKDTILEGTVYRIAETVDNRNGLFEVEVLLDNANRLLKPGIVAKADFVIREIDGYKVPVESVVFNDRVASLFFAQPATEHATSTVDFVGMDVAEVPNFVAHRIEIPSYIEQGRNFILSDLPGKHDLLIVQGQHRLVEGRPLEIMSGTMKAGTTDSSPLSEIPPMAEVSRLGGKPSGK